A single genomic interval of Rosistilla ulvae harbors:
- a CDS encoding glutamate-cysteine ligase family protein translates to MNQPRRLSIFEAFGIELEYMVVDRATLDVRPIADRVLQSAAGRPTSDFDWGPTTWSNELALHVLELKGSQPTSDLIELSSSLQQSVARLQQALAGSDAILMPSAMHPWMDPATETQLWPHECAEIYNAYHSIFNCFTHGWANVQSVHLNLPFANDDEFARLHAAVRLLLPILPALAASSPIVQRQVGPWRDMRMQKVREHCRRVPFLTGAMIPEPIYDEATYRREIFAGLKTAIAPYDTAGVFDANFLNARGAIARFDRGSVEIRVMDVQEHPAVDVAICIAAIGVLKTLVAERWQPLGSQQQMSVPALSRLLDRVSAEAEATVIDDAPYLQQFGISDRSLTAGELWRHLIGEAAKHEPLIDGVEDDLRSILQHGSLATRIVGAIDGDLRQERLGEVYRVLCDCLSAGRSFPAA, encoded by the coding sequence ATGAACCAGCCGCGGCGTTTGTCAATCTTCGAAGCCTTTGGGATCGAGCTGGAATATATGGTGGTCGATCGCGCGACGCTCGACGTTCGTCCGATCGCCGATCGCGTACTCCAGTCGGCTGCCGGTCGCCCGACCAGCGACTTCGATTGGGGCCCCACGACGTGGAGCAACGAACTGGCGCTGCACGTCTTGGAACTCAAGGGTTCGCAACCGACCAGCGATCTAATCGAGCTCTCCAGCAGTCTGCAGCAGAGCGTTGCCCGTTTGCAGCAGGCGTTGGCTGGTAGCGACGCGATTTTGATGCCCTCCGCGATGCACCCTTGGATGGATCCGGCGACCGAGACGCAATTGTGGCCTCACGAATGTGCGGAGATCTACAACGCCTACCATTCCATTTTTAATTGCTTCACGCACGGTTGGGCCAATGTGCAAAGCGTCCACCTGAACCTTCCTTTTGCCAACGACGACGAATTCGCTCGACTGCACGCGGCCGTTCGCCTGCTGTTGCCGATCCTCCCCGCATTGGCCGCCAGTTCGCCGATCGTGCAGCGACAGGTCGGTCCGTGGCGCGATATGCGGATGCAGAAGGTCCGCGAGCATTGCAGGCGAGTCCCGTTTTTGACCGGCGCGATGATTCCCGAACCGATCTACGACGAAGCGACCTATCGCCGCGAGATCTTTGCGGGATTGAAAACCGCGATCGCTCCCTACGACACTGCCGGCGTGTTCGATGCAAATTTCTTGAACGCCCGCGGCGCGATCGCTCGCTTCGATCGCGGTTCGGTCGAAATTCGGGTGATGGATGTCCAGGAGCATCCGGCGGTCGATGTCGCAATTTGTATCGCGGCGATCGGTGTGCTGAAGACACTGGTCGCCGAGCGTTGGCAGCCGCTGGGATCGCAACAACAGATGAGTGTACCGGCGCTGTCGCGTCTGTTGGATCGCGTCTCGGCGGAGGCGGAAGCCACAGTGATCGACGATGCTCCCTATTTGCAACAGTTTGGGATTTCTGATCGCTCGCTCACCGCGGGAGAACTGTGGCGTCACCTGATCGGCGAGGCGGCCAAACACGAACCGTTGATCGACGGTGTCGAAGACGATCTGCGGTCGATCCTTCAACATGGATCGCTGGCAACGCGGATCGTCGGGGCGATTGATGGCGATCTGCGGCAGGAACGCTTGGGCGAAGTTTATCGCGTATTGTGCGATTGTCTGTCCGCCGGACGTTCCTTTCCCGCCGCGTAG
- a CDS encoding RimK family protein, with amino-acid sequence MAVVIVTEAEQDWIRNIPDVEILDPHEYLTSPDWNRRRNIKIYNLARSYRYQSLGYYVSLLAEARGHRPFPSVVTIQDLEQRQAIRLVPLELEGLINQCLTPLHSDKFSMSVYFGRNLATRYNRLARELSTMFQAPLLRFEFARRKKWRLMSAHAIGLEDIPASHQPFVAEQAQRHFSRGSTGKVKRAAYRFDLAILHNPNEGDNSPSDEKALQKFVKAAASVGINAELLTIEDAGRLLEFDALFLRETTAVNHYTYRLARRAEREGLVVIDDPKSILQCTNKVYLAELLHKAKIATPQTIVAYRGNAARIVAELGFPCVLKRPDSAFSQGVVKVETLEELTRQLEIYFADSELVVAQKYMRTDFDWRIGILDRRPLFACKYHMARGHWQIIKQDSHEKNGKYGKCETMPVELAPRKAVALAQKAADLIGDGLYGVDIKEADGQFFVIEVNDNPNLDSGVEDKFLRDDLYRRVMESFLRRIERVKSMDLTQ; translated from the coding sequence ATGGCTGTCGTAATCGTTACCGAGGCAGAACAGGATTGGATACGCAACATCCCCGACGTCGAGATCCTTGACCCGCACGAATATCTGACCAGCCCCGACTGGAATCGTCGCCGGAACATCAAGATCTATAACCTGGCCCGGTCGTACCGTTACCAGAGTTTAGGCTACTACGTGTCGCTGTTGGCGGAAGCTCGCGGGCATCGCCCGTTTCCAAGCGTCGTGACGATTCAAGACTTAGAACAGCGACAGGCGATCCGTTTGGTGCCGTTGGAATTGGAAGGCTTGATCAACCAATGTTTGACGCCGCTGCATTCGGACAAGTTTTCGATGAGCGTCTATTTCGGGCGCAATCTCGCCACCCGATACAACCGCTTGGCCCGCGAACTGTCGACGATGTTCCAGGCACCGTTGCTGCGATTCGAATTTGCGCGGCGGAAAAAGTGGCGGCTGATGAGTGCGCATGCGATCGGATTGGAGGACATCCCGGCGTCGCATCAACCGTTTGTTGCCGAACAGGCTCAGCGGCACTTCAGCCGCGGGTCGACAGGCAAAGTCAAACGGGCGGCCTATCGATTTGATCTGGCGATTTTGCACAACCCCAACGAAGGCGATAATTCGCCATCGGACGAGAAAGCGTTGCAAAAGTTTGTCAAAGCGGCTGCCAGCGTCGGCATCAATGCGGAACTGCTGACGATCGAAGACGCCGGCCGGCTGTTGGAATTCGATGCGTTGTTCCTTCGCGAGACAACCGCCGTCAATCACTACACCTACCGGTTGGCGCGTCGCGCCGAACGCGAGGGTTTGGTGGTCATCGACGATCCGAAATCGATCCTGCAATGCACCAATAAAGTCTATCTGGCCGAACTGCTGCACAAAGCGAAGATCGCCACGCCGCAAACGATCGTCGCGTATCGCGGCAACGCGGCGCGGATCGTGGCCGAACTGGGATTCCCCTGTGTTTTGAAACGTCCCGACAGCGCGTTCTCCCAAGGCGTCGTCAAGGTCGAAACGTTGGAGGAATTGACGCGGCAATTGGAGATCTACTTTGCCGATTCCGAATTGGTCGTCGCCCAAAAATATATGCGGACCGATTTCGATTGGCGGATCGGAATCCTCGATCGACGGCCATTGTTCGCGTGCAAATATCACATGGCCCGCGGGCATTGGCAGATCATCAAACAAGATTCCCATGAAAAAAATGGCAAGTACGGCAAGTGTGAAACGATGCCGGTCGAACTGGCGCCGCGGAAAGCGGTCGCGTTGGCCCAGAAGGCAGCCGATCTGATCGGCGACGGACTGTATGGAGTCGACATCAAAGAGGCCGATGGGCAGTTTTTTGTGATCGAAGTCAACGACAACCCCAATCTCGATTCCGGTGTCGAAGACAAATTTCTCCGCGACGATTTGTATCGTCGGGTCATGGAGTCGTTCCTGCGACGAATCGAGCGGGTTAAATCGATGGATCTCACGCAATGA
- a CDS encoding cysteine peptidase family C39 domain-containing protein produces the protein MKLTLPVEIEPQPTDSACGATCLQAIYRYWGVHMPVAQILADIPQLEMGGTLAVQLACHALVRGFSASIYTYNVQVFDPTWFNRSEVDLAERLQRQRDAKGDANPRLSVATDAYLRFVSLGGQVLMQPLERPLIRQHLTDRVPMLAGLSATFLYQESRERPQAPDDRGISSVPDDLTGEPVGHFVVLSGYDDEADAVMIADPLHPYSSGASQPYYWSPIDHVAAAVLLGIVTFDSNFLVLRPLT, from the coding sequence ATGAAGCTGACACTACCCGTTGAGATTGAACCCCAGCCGACGGATTCCGCCTGTGGAGCGACTTGTCTCCAGGCGATCTACCGCTACTGGGGAGTCCATATGCCGGTCGCTCAGATCCTGGCCGACATTCCTCAACTGGAAATGGGGGGAACGCTGGCGGTTCAACTGGCCTGCCACGCCTTGGTTCGCGGCTTCTCCGCATCGATCTACACCTACAATGTCCAAGTCTTCGATCCGACTTGGTTCAATCGTTCCGAAGTCGATCTGGCCGAACGGTTGCAGCGACAACGCGATGCCAAGGGAGATGCGAATCCCCGTTTGAGTGTGGCGACCGATGCCTATCTGCGGTTCGTTTCGTTAGGGGGCCAGGTGCTGATGCAGCCGTTGGAACGGCCGTTGATCCGCCAACATCTAACCGATCGCGTTCCGATGCTCGCGGGACTGAGCGCCACGTTTTTGTATCAGGAATCGCGCGAGCGACCTCAGGCTCCCGATGATCGTGGAATCAGTAGCGTGCCCGATGATTTGACCGGTGAACCGGTCGGCCATTTTGTTGTGCTCAGCGGGTACGACGACGAAGCCGATGCGGTGATGATTGCCGATCCCTTGCATCCCTATTCCAGTGGCGCCTCGCAGCCCTACTATTGGTCGCCAATCGATCACGTTGCCGCGGCGGTGTTGTTGGGCATCGTGACGTTTGATTCCAATTTCTTGGTCTTGCGTCCACTAACCTAG
- a CDS encoding heavy-metal-associated domain-containing protein, which yields MRFMVYVVAVLIAAGIVFVMGKPTETAQPSDSNVASSTTLAVDTGSDVDVQSVALSVPGMHCAFGCYPTVKEALESVDGVQGVELAKQKSETELDNKTVFVTYSNAFNLETALAKLEKAGFDATKIDAN from the coding sequence ATGCGATTCATGGTCTATGTTGTCGCCGTTCTGATCGCCGCAGGCATCGTCTTTGTCATGGGCAAGCCCACCGAAACGGCTCAACCGAGCGATTCGAACGTTGCTAGCAGCACCACGCTTGCTGTCGACACAGGTTCGGATGTCGACGTCCAAAGCGTGGCTCTTAGCGTCCCTGGAATGCACTGTGCGTTTGGCTGCTACCCAACCGTCAAGGAAGCGTTGGAATCGGTCGACGGAGTCCAAGGTGTCGAACTGGCCAAACAGAAAAGCGAGACCGAACTGGACAACAAAACCGTCTTCGTGACCTACAGCAACGCCTTTAACTTGGAAACCGCTTTGGCGAAGCTGGAAAAAGCAGGCTTCGACGCCACCAAGATCGACGCCAACTAA
- a CDS encoding alpha/beta hydrolase, translating into MKLLSVAATAALLIVASHASAADPPTRANVPYGEHRLQTIDFWQAEGEGPRPLLVYIHGGGWTGGDKKRRPADVEPFLDKGISYAAINYRLTGEVPLPAPVHDAARAIQFIRSKASEWDIRPDRIALTGGSAGACTSMWLLCHDDLADPKSNDPIARESTRVTAAAVSSGQTSIDPKVIEPWLGPGVLKHRMINMAVGEATMAGALANYDKHHDLYVEFSPYNHVSADDPPLFMTYSADMTLPSKNAGHGIHHPVYGVKMKEKADSVGQECHLAIPGHSKTPFANAQAFLFAKLLAE; encoded by the coding sequence ATGAAACTACTATCGGTTGCCGCAACCGCTGCTTTGCTGATCGTCGCATCCCACGCCTCGGCGGCAGATCCCCCCACCCGTGCCAACGTCCCTTACGGTGAGCATCGCTTGCAGACGATCGACTTTTGGCAAGCCGAAGGCGAAGGGCCACGTCCGTTGTTGGTCTACATCCACGGCGGTGGCTGGACTGGGGGCGACAAAAAGCGGCGCCCTGCCGACGTTGAACCGTTCCTCGACAAAGGGATCTCTTATGCTGCGATCAATTACCGGTTGACCGGCGAAGTTCCGTTGCCCGCTCCGGTCCACGACGCCGCTCGCGCGATCCAGTTCATTCGCAGCAAGGCGAGCGAGTGGGACATCCGCCCCGACCGCATCGCCCTGACCGGCGGCAGCGCCGGGGCATGCACATCGATGTGGCTGCTGTGTCACGATGATCTGGCCGATCCGAAATCGAATGATCCGATCGCGCGAGAATCGACGCGAGTCACCGCCGCTGCCGTCTCTTCGGGACAGACCTCGATCGACCCCAAGGTGATCGAGCCCTGGCTGGGACCGGGCGTGTTGAAGCATCGGATGATCAACATGGCGGTCGGCGAAGCGACGATGGCCGGGGCGTTGGCCAACTACGACAAGCATCACGATCTGTATGTCGAATTCTCGCCTTACAATCACGTCAGCGCCGACGATCCCCCGCTGTTCATGACCTATTCCGCCGACATGACGCTGCCATCAAAAAATGCGGGGCACGGAATTCATCACCCCGTCTATGGCGTGAAGATGAAAGAGAAAGCCGATAGCGTCGGGCAGGAATGCCATCTGGCGATCCCCGGACACTCGAAGACCCCGTTTGCCAATGCGCAAGCTTTTTTGTTCGCCAAGCTGCTGGCGGAATGA
- a CDS encoding DUF4261 domain-containing protein — translation MPKGFFSQGLCILLSEPVSLDRIAQALRDFEIVGQPTGGDDELIDQPSLLVGYRPEVDGQVLLSVVENRWPDEMGDPQDQPDVFVAWSLGQFGPLAYPGCLERSTEQAWAWEDSRDVIQQHTCFIRILCSYVIGVADDDAPLLPDDYDAIDEMEYLTKIAAALLTIPEALCYFNPGGEVLRDQDGLREGLNYAWCHHLPPLDMWTNVRLFRATDDWSLMDTVGNGQFDLPDVEAAYQADKYEATDVEGFLRNASLYMLKEGDVIEEDDTADGPGDIVWRAILCDDALTDPPRPTVRWFPDDGTEAPSELTDTGMSDDEIEEQLDELMDFEDPDDDNEQPF, via the coding sequence ATGCCGAAAGGTTTTTTTTCGCAAGGTCTGTGCATTTTATTGAGCGAACCAGTTTCGCTGGATCGGATCGCGCAAGCGCTACGCGATTTTGAGATCGTGGGACAGCCGACCGGAGGAGACGACGAATTGATCGACCAGCCATCGTTGCTGGTCGGATACCGTCCCGAAGTCGACGGCCAGGTCTTGTTGAGCGTTGTCGAAAACCGCTGGCCCGACGAGATGGGGGATCCCCAAGACCAGCCCGATGTCTTTGTCGCTTGGTCGCTGGGGCAGTTTGGCCCGTTGGCCTATCCGGGCTGTCTCGAACGATCGACCGAGCAAGCTTGGGCCTGGGAAGACAGCCGCGACGTCATCCAACAGCACACCTGCTTTATCCGGATCCTGTGCAGCTATGTGATCGGCGTTGCCGACGACGATGCGCCCCTGCTGCCAGACGATTACGACGCCATCGACGAGATGGAATACCTGACGAAGATCGCTGCGGCGCTGCTGACGATCCCCGAAGCGCTCTGTTACTTCAACCCCGGCGGCGAGGTCTTGCGAGACCAGGACGGTCTGCGCGAAGGGCTGAATTACGCTTGGTGCCACCATCTGCCTCCGTTGGACATGTGGACCAATGTACGTCTGTTCCGCGCGACCGACGATTGGTCGTTGATGGACACCGTCGGCAATGGACAATTCGACCTGCCCGATGTCGAAGCGGCCTACCAGGCGGATAAATACGAAGCGACCGACGTGGAAGGTTTCCTTCGAAACGCTTCGCTTTACATGCTCAAGGAAGGGGATGTGATCGAAGAAGACGATACTGCCGACGGTCCCGGCGACATCGTTTGGCGAGCGATCTTGTGCGACGATGCGTTGACCGATCCGCCGCGGCCGACCGTCCGTTGGTTCCCAGACGACGGCACCGAAGCCCCCTCCGAATTGACCGACACGGGGATGTCCGACGACGAGATCGAAGAACAGCTGGACGAGCTGATGGACTTCGAAGACCCCGACGACGACAACGAACAGCCTTTCTAA